The Methylocaldum marinum genome includes the window AAAAACAAATCGAGATACAGGAAGGCGACGTACCCGCCAAATTGAGAACCACGATTTACCGAATCGTTCAGGAAGCCTTGAACAATGTCGCGAAACATGCCAAAGCGGATCGCGTCGTCCTTGGATTAGGAAAGACCGGGGCCGCGATCGAACTCATCGTCACCGACAACGGTTGCGGGTTCGACGTCGGCGAGGTGTTGAAAGGCGATTTAGGGGAACGCGGGCTGGGTCTCGCGGGGATGCGTCAGCGCTGCGAAAGCTCGGGCGGATCCTTGCACATCGATTCTTCGTCCGGAACGGGAACTATCATTCGCGCGGTATGGCCTAGCTAGGGAATTTTCATTACCTCCCGCACGGCCATTCCGGAATAGCGGCTTCGTCGGCAAGGGATCGCCGACCTACAACCGTACACCCTTGTAGATACTGTTATCCGGGTCAAGTGCCATGGAGTGCTGGATCGAAGGGTTTTCCGGACTTGAGGACGCCGAAAGCGACCTGGAGGAGCTTGCGCATCATGGCACCGATGATGAGCTTGGCGGGCTTGCCCGAGAGCGCGAGACGGTTCTTGAAGGGCTGGCCCCAAGCGGTCTTATACAGGATCACCATGGCCGGCATGTAGAGGGCTTTGCGCAAGAAGGCATGGCCGACTTTGGACAGCCGCGGCTTGGTTTTCACGCTCGTTCCGGACTCCTGCCGGCGCGGGTCGAGCCCGGCGAAGGCGACGGCTTGTCGGCTATTGGCGAAGCGGCTGGGCTCGGCATAGAAGGCGAGCAGAATGGCGATGGTGCGTTCCCCGATACCGGGGATGCTCTCGAGTAATTCGCGCTTCCCCTTCAGATCGGGGTTAGAGTCGATGTGCTCATTGATGGTTTTGATCAGGCTCTTGATCTGCTGATCGAGCCAATTCAGGTGTTCTTGAATGTTGGTGCGCACCGCGTCCCGGGCGACCTCCAGGCGGTTACTTTCCTGGGTCCGCAGGGCTTGCAACGCATCCAGACGCAACACGAGCGCGCGTAAGGCGATTTCGGCTTCGCTTCTCGCCTGCCAGGGAGGCGGATGGCGCTCGGCGCAAAATTCGGCGATGAGGCGCGCATCGACGGCATCGGTTTTGGTCCGGGTTAAGCGGGAAGCGGCATAGGCTTTGATTTGGGCGGGGTTGATGACGCTGACAGTGAACCCTTGGGTAGCCAAGCACTGGGCGACGTCTTCCCAATACACCCCAGTGGCTTCCATACACACGTGAACATTCCGTGCCTCTGGGCCGGTGAGCCAAGTGACGAGGGTGGCGAACCCGTCTTGGGAGTTGGCGATGACTTTGGTTCGGAACTTCCCGTTGGGGAGGCGTAACGCGCAGTCCAGTTTGGCTTTGGCGACATCAATTCCGAGATAAAACGTGGGCATCATGAACCTCAAATGATCTACCTTGTGAATGCGGGCTGCCGGCAAGCCGGGCCGAAGATACTGTTCGATCGCTCGATGAGGGTGAGCGACTGCTGCATCGATCTACGCAACGGGCTTGGTGTCCCAAGGGCGGGAACGGCATCCAGTCGCTCAAACCTGGAGCGCCCTCCAGGCCTGTGGTGACCGGTCGGGAGTCTTCTCCAACCCCTTCCGAACCACACGGAATTCATAATACAAGGTCGGGAAGCCTTTCCCGACGTCACGGCCCGTTCGAGCGGCTGCGTCGGCAAGGGATTGCCGACCTACAACCGTGCCACCCTGTAGGTCGGGAAGCCTTTCCCGACGTCACGGCCCGTTCGAGCGGCTGCGTCGGCAAGGGATTGCCGACCTACAACCGTGCCACCCTGTAGGTCGGGAATCCTTTCCCGACGTCACGGCCCGTTCGAGCGGCTGCGTCGGCAAGGGATTGCCGACCTACAACCGTGCCACCCTGTAGATCGGGAAGCCTTTCCCGACGTCACGGCCCGTTCGAGCGGCTTCGTCGGCAAGGGATTGCCGACGAAAGCTCTACGGCCCGGCACACCGGGAAGTCCTGCAGCATCGCCAAGGCATCCATACTATTTCAACACCAGCCCTTGCTCTATCGCATAAGCCGTCAGCGCAGCCGCGCTGTGAAGATCCAGCTTCTTCATCAGGTTGGCGCGATGTGTTTCCACGGTCTTCACGCTGAGATGCAGATATTGCGCGATTTCCTTGTTCTTGTGGCCCTCGCCGATCAATTTCAAAAGCTCCCGTTCCCGGTGAGTCAGGCTGTCCCAGATCGACCGGGGTTCTTCGGCGGTCTTGATTTGCAGATATCCTTTCACGACTTTTGCCGAGACACTCGGACTCAAATAGATTTTCCCCATCAATACGCTGTGAATGGCGATGCGCAACTCCGCCTGGGTGGCGTCCTTCAAGAGATATCCGTCCGCACCTGCTCTTAGGGCCGCATGAATGTACTCTTCGACATCGTGTACCGTGAGGACCAGGATCTTCGATTGCGGCACACGCCTTTTGATTTCCCGGATCGCCTCCAGCCCCCCCACCCTGGGCATGGAGAGGTCTAGCAGGATCAGATCCGCTTCCGGCTCGCGGCACCTGCGGATGAGTTCCAGCCCGTCATGGACTTCGCACACGACCTCGAGTTCCGGGTCTTGCGACAAAAGCATCCGTAAGCCTTCCCGCAAAATCGTGTGATCCTCCGCGAGGCAGATTCGTTTTTTTGCTTCCATGAGAAAACGCTACCTTGTTTCTCCTGATCTTCTACGGCTTCGGGCTCGAGCCAAATAAGCAAAAATGCTTAGTGCCTCAAACAAAACGAGCGTGTAGGGTCGAACAATCGGATAAGCGACGTGCCGTCGTTCGGCAAATCCATCGTCGGCACGCAAGGGAATGACGCTTTCCGTTTTTACCAGGGAATCTAACGATCATGTGCAGAATATTGATCGTCGACGACAATGCATCGTTTCGGCGCTCTCTCAAGGCATTCTTGAGTAGCGAGTTCGCCCGGTTCGGCATTGCCGAGGCCGAAAACGGCGAAGCGGCAATGAGAATCATCGACCGCTCGCGGCCGGAACTGATTTTCATGGATATCAAGCTGCCCGACGAAAACGGTCTCGCACTGACACGCAAGATAAAGGAGGTTTATTCTCCCGCCGTCATCATCCTGACCAGCTACGATGCCATCGAATATCGCGAAGCGGCTTCCGCATGCGGCGCCGATTACTTTCTCTCCAAGGACGCGGCCAGCGGCGCGGAAATTTCGAAATTGGTCCAGTCGTGCCTGACGGATTCGGGCTCTTAGGCATCGCCCTAAATGGACGTGCGCGATACCTTACCGGCATTTCGAGCCACCGCCAAGGACGGCTTGGGACCTGTGCCCTGCGTGCCGGCAGTCCCAACCGCAAACGGCCGCTTCAATCGCGACGCGTGCCTGCCGCGGTGACGGCCTAACTCAAGGAAGCTCTGATTAAGTCTCCAATTCGGAGAAGCGACCTGTGCAATTGATTGATTTAACAGGCCCTCACCCAACCCTCTGCCAGGGGGAAAGGGCTTATTCAAAGCTTCCCTAAAACGGTATTGACTGATGGGCCGGGCCAAAAAACGTCGTGCTTCCGCCGTAAACTTTTGAAATCCAGGCCTGTTCTCTGAAGATCCCTCGGCAGGCTAGCCGGATCCGATCGCCGCTACAAGCTACAGTATCGACAGGCCGCCGAATACAGCATTCACCTTAGTTTCCTATTAGCCTCCTTTCAATACTCTAGCCCCATCGCCCGGTACGGATGCCGAGCGACGGGACGTCGTGCTGACGCTCGCTTGAAAAACATCGGTCTTAGGGAGGATGGGCATGGATGCTCGAATTCTGCGACATCACGCGTATTTCCGGTCTTCCGAAGGGTCTCAGACCCCCGCCCCCGTTCTCCCGACTTTTAGGCTTCGCCTTTCAACCGTCGTCCAATCGCCGGAAATGACGACGACCAAAGCCGCAGCACCGACATTCGACCAAGGCGGAAACCTCATCAATTCGTGTTTCGGTCTTCGAACCCCCATCGGTGCGGTCCATATCGAACTCTTCGGAAACTGCGAAATGCCCTGATTCGACTGACTCAACCCGCCGGACGGATGCGCGGCGGCAAGCACGTCACCAAGGAGGAGACAATCATGAATGTGTCCACGCTTCGCCTGAGCACGAGGCCGGAGACAGCCTCGACCGCCTGTCACTTATCCCATGTCGCTCTTGTTTCCCGCAAATTCGGGGGGCAGGGCGACGTTTACAACAACACGCCCCGGGACGGTTCCGATGCGGATATCGTCCGAGCCATGTGCGCCCCTCCCGCGGCCGCCCGCGGCATCGTCGGCAAGGATGCCGCCATAACGGCCCTACGGGCCATCCGCAACGCGGCTGTCCGGTACCAACGATCATCCGCTTTATACACCCTGCTGCTGATCGGCGCATGGGGCTATTCGGCAGCCGCCGCCATCGACGGTATTACCGGCCCCAACTTCGAACTCACCGCCAAGGAGGACTACATCAATCGAGCCGGCGGCGACAGAGTACCCGTTTGGGGCTACGCCAGCGGCAACGGCCGAATGCAGTATCCGGGACCGACCCTGATCGTGAACCAGGGCGATGTAGTCACCGTCACTCTACGCAACGCCTTGCCTCCGCGTGATAACGCCCGGCCCCGGCCGGTATCCATCGTGTTTCCGGAGTTGGAGAGCGTCACCGCCCGCGGAGGCACCGAAGGACTTCTGACTCGCGAAGCTCAACCTACGGACAATCCGGCCACGCCGGAGAACGAAGCAATCGTCACCTATACCTTCACCGCATCCCGCCCCGGAACCTATCTTTACCACACCGGCACCCGCATGGATCTCGACGTGGAAATGGGCTTGGTCGGCACACTGATCGTGAGGTCCGATTCGGACCGCCAAGCGCGCGAGGACCGCGGAAAAACGATGGGCGAGAAGTATTCCTCGGCTCTGGCCAAGCTATATCGGGACCTTTACGCACTTACGCACTGATTCCGTGAAAGAGGAACCCGAACCATGAACAGCAGAAACTGGAAACGCCTGGTCAATTTTTATCTTCCGGCATTCACGGCGTTGGCCGTTGCTTGGAGTCCGGCCTTCGTCGCGGAATTCTGGCTGCGCACCGACAAAGTCGACCATACGATACCGCACGGAACTTCGATGTCCTTGTGGGGATTCAGAAGCGATACTATCGGCTTCATTTCGGACAGTCGCGTATCCGCGACGGGCCCGATCCTAACGGTTTCACCGGCCGGCGTTACCGAGGCGATCGATAGAAAGAAAGACGGAATGGCTGGTCCGGTATCGCTCTCGAGTCAGGGCAGGAGTGCAGAGATAGGGCCGCCGAGGGACTAGCCCGCTCGAGACGGGGAAAGATTCCGATTCGCTTCGGAATGCCGGCTCGCCAACAATCGTTCCGGCATTCCGACCTTGTGTTTGTGGAAGGCGGCCCGAATTCGGAACCCGGATCGCAATTGATTATGGGTCGCTATCCGGCTCACCGTGAGCCTTCAGCGCGCCGCCTGGATCCGCGTGGCTGTGAACATGTTGATGTTCATGATCTTCGGCATCGTGATGATGATGGTGGTCATCTGCAAGCTGCAGGTTTTTCACCCCGACACCGTGCTGGTACACCATCAGCCCTCCCATGTCCGCGGCAAAAACGACGGCGGCCACAACGATGCCTCCCAAAAACAGATGCAAAGCCTGGGCCATGGCTGAAAAACGCTCTCGGCTCAAAAGACGCCATAGCGCCAATGTCGAAGACAAGCCGGCTATCGTTAAGCCCAAACGTTCGTGCCACTCCATGATGTCGTGCACGGTATTCCCGTGTGGAACGCTGTCGGCAGCGACTAAGCCGGCAACGGCGGCCGCAATCGCCCCCAAACTCCCTAAGTAGAGCATCCAACTCGCGGCTTTCCGTAGCCCCGGCTGTCTCACCACCACGCCCAAGAGTTCGAGCACGAAAAAGCCTGTCAGGAACGCAATCGGAAAGTGGACGATCAGCGGGTGCAGATTCGTTCCCAGAGCCTCTATGCCGGCAAACGGGTTTCCCGACATCCCCGATTCGAGTGCGCGAGAAACCGCATCCAACGCACTCTCGACAACCATCAGAAATCCGCCGCCATTACCGTCGGCGGCTCCGTGCACGGAGGGTCGCATGAAATGTCCGATCAAGTCCGGACCAGAAAAAGTGAACATGGTTGCTATCGAATACATGGCTGAAGGTCAAGCGGGTTGGATGTCGAACTGGCGTAGAATTCTCTTGGAGGATATGTGACAAGGTGCTGCGCGTTCTTCGTCGGCAAAGACTTGTCGACCTACACCTTGATCTGTTGTCGTTTCCGGACTCGTCGCCGGGCCGGGAATCCTTTGCCCTCGACTACGCTCCGGGCACACCGACCTCGGCGGTTCGTAACGCTTCCCGCCCTTCTCTTAGTCGCGGGGTAAAAACACAAGTTTCGCAGATAACGAAAGAAATCGAAACCGCGGACGGCTTATCGCTTCGTCCTAGATCAACGAATTGCTCTTTCCCAGGTTCCTCGAAGCGCTATCGCGTGGACCGTTGCCGGACGGCAAAATACGGCTAAGAGCATTTGTCAGTAGGCCGTTCGCCCGAGTCTGTCGAACGGTTTTGGGACCTACTATAAGATAGGCTTCAGGTTTGAACCAACACCATTGGTATTTAACAGCCAACTCAATGCCTTCTAAAAGGATTAAGCCGTTTAGATTACACCCGGTGCATCGGGAGCGATCAAGGCTCCGATCGCATAGGTCACGACGCCGGCCAAACCACCGATCAGCACCATACGAAGCCCTCCCAGCAAGGCGCTCCGTCCCGTAAAAAGGCTCAGACAGGCGCCGATTACGAACAGGCTGACTCCGGCGGACACTCCCGCGACCTGGATGCTCTTGTGCATATCCAGCCCTAGAAGAAACGGAACGAGCGGAAGGCTCGCACCCGCAGAAAACGACAGAAACGAGAACAGCGCGGCTCCCCAGGGCGAACCCAGGTCATCCGGATTCACGCCCAGCTCCTCGCGCGCCAGGAGATCCAAGGCATTCTCCGGGTCGCTCATCATCCGCCGGGTTGCGCGGCGCGCCTGCTGCAAACTCATGCCCCGGGCGGCGTAGATGACAGCCAATTCCTCGACTTCCTCCTCCGGGAACATCGCCAACTCGGCGCGTTCGAGATCGATCTGGTATTCGAACAACTCCCTCTGCGAGCGCATCGAAATGTATTCTCCCGCAGCCATTGATAAAGCACCGGCCAATAAACCGGCGATGCCGGCCATCGCCACCACGGAAGTTTCCGTACTCGCTCCGGCCATGCCCAGGATCAGGCTGGTATTCGACAGCAACCCGTCATTGACGCCAAATACCGCCGCTCTCAGATTGCTGCCCGCCACGCCTTTATGGCGCCGACCTATTTCTTCGACACTGGTCGGCATCGGATGGCGCATTTCCAGCCCGCGGCCCGAATAGGCAGAAAGTCCCCGGATTTTCATGCTGGCCAGCACGGGCCGCAAAGCCTTGGGCCCGAACACCCGTACCAGGCGGCCGATTAGACGAGCCCGCAGTGTCGGTTCGAAGGACGGCAACGGCGAACCCTCCGCCTGAATTCGCCTCTCCCAGATTGCGGCCTGAACGTCGGACTGCTCCGCCAGCCTGCGAAACAAGCGCCGCATCCGGCGATCGCTCTCTGCTGCGGCAATGATGCGATACAGCCAGGCCGACTGCTTTTCCTGAAACCAACTGTCGAACAGGGACATTGAAATGGAGTAATGAGGCAATATGTGGGGACGTGTATTCGCCTTAAAACCAATCCTGCGAAAACACCGTTTCCAGGATAATAACGATTTTGGCGAGGAGAAAACATCCGGAATTCTTGTACATGCCGGTCGATTCCCCGCCCGACACCGAGCTGAACATCTCGGTTTGAGCGCGGACTTGCACCAATCAATACGAGATAGGTAGCATGACGGAACATTAGGGAGTCGCAATCGGGAGCAGGTATTCTTAGGCTTGCTGCCCTATTCCGACTCGAGTATCGAACATCGTTTCGCTGGACTGCACCAAACAGCCCCCTGCCATCCCTGCAAACAACGATGTCTGCAGTGTATCTACACCGCCTCGCCGACTACACGACAATGCGGCGTGACACGCTCGTCGTCGCGGTGCTCGATCGAGCCGCTACAAATCTACCCGTTTGTATTTCGCGCTCTGTTGGGGTATTTTTTGGCGTCATTCAAATGACACGAAAACTCGAATTTGCGAAAAATCACTTCCGCAGCCTTCAGCGACTGGCTATTCGAACCCGTTTCACGACAAAAAAGGAAAATTCCGGCACGCTACAGCCCGGGTCGGTCTGGTCACGGCAACCGCTATCATGGACAGCAGGTCCAGTCTAGCCCTTTCACATTCGATGCATCGTTACCACCG containing:
- a CDS encoding IS110 family RNA-guided transposase → MPTFYLGIDVAKAKLDCALRLPNGKFRTKVIANSQDGFATLVTWLTGPEARNVHVCMEATGVYWEDVAQCLATQGFTVSVINPAQIKAYAASRLTRTKTDAVDARLIAEFCAERHPPPWQARSEAEIALRALVLRLDALQALRTQESNRLEVARDAVRTNIQEHLNWLDQQIKSLIKTINEHIDSNPDLKGKRELLESIPGIGERTIAILLAFYAEPSRFANSRQAVAFAGLDPRRQESGTSVKTKPRLSKVGHAFLRKALYMPAMVILYKTAWGQPFKNRLALSGKPAKLIIGAMMRKLLQVAFGVLKSGKPFDPALHGT
- a CDS encoding response regulator; translation: MEAKKRICLAEDHTILREGLRMLLSQDPELEVVCEVHDGLELIRRCREPEADLILLDLSMPRVGGLEAIREIKRRVPQSKILVLTVHDVEEYIHAALRAGADGYLLKDATQAELRIAIHSVLMGKIYLSPSVSAKVVKGYLQIKTAEEPRSIWDSLTHRERELLKLIGEGHKNKEIAQYLHLSVKTVETHRANLMKKLDLHSAAALTAYAIEQGLVLK
- a CDS encoding response regulator transcription factor; this encodes MCRILIVDDNASFRRSLKAFLSSEFARFGIAEAENGEAAMRIIDRSRPELIFMDIKLPDENGLALTRKIKEVYSPAVIILTSYDAIEYREAASACGADYFLSKDAASGAEISKLVQSCLTDSGS
- a CDS encoding cupredoxin domain-containing protein, which codes for MNVSTLRLSTRPETASTACHLSHVALVSRKFGGQGDVYNNTPRDGSDADIVRAMCAPPAAARGIVGKDAAITALRAIRNAAVRYQRSSALYTLLLIGAWGYSAAAAIDGITGPNFELTAKEDYINRAGGDRVPVWGYASGNGRMQYPGPTLIVNQGDVVTVTLRNALPPRDNARPRPVSIVFPELESVTARGGTEGLLTREAQPTDNPATPENEAIVTYTFTASRPGTYLYHTGTRMDLDVEMGLVGTLIVRSDSDRQAREDRGKTMGEKYSSALAKLYRDLYALTH
- a CDS encoding DUF2231 domain-containing protein — translated: MRPSVHGAADGNGGGFLMVVESALDAVSRALESGMSGNPFAGIEALGTNLHPLIVHFPIAFLTGFFVLELLGVVVRQPGLRKAASWMLYLGSLGAIAAAVAGLVAADSVPHGNTVHDIMEWHERLGLTIAGLSSTLALWRLLSRERFSAMAQALHLFLGGIVVAAVVFAADMGGLMVYQHGVGVKNLQLADDHHHHHDAEDHEHQHVHSHADPGGALKAHGEPDSDP
- a CDS encoding VIT1/CCC1 transporter family protein; its protein translation is MPHYSISMSLFDSWFQEKQSAWLYRIIAAAESDRRMRRLFRRLAEQSDVQAAIWERRIQAEGSPLPSFEPTLRARLIGRLVRVFGPKALRPVLASMKIRGLSAYSGRGLEMRHPMPTSVEEIGRRHKGVAGSNLRAAVFGVNDGLLSNTSLILGMAGASTETSVVAMAGIAGLLAGALSMAAGEYISMRSQRELFEYQIDLERAELAMFPEEEVEELAVIYAARGMSLQQARRATRRMMSDPENALDLLAREELGVNPDDLGSPWGAALFSFLSFSAGASLPLVPFLLGLDMHKSIQVAGVSAGVSLFVIGACLSLFTGRSALLGGLRMVLIGGLAGVVTYAIGALIAPDAPGVI